Proteins found in one Geomonas subterranea genomic segment:
- a CDS encoding universal stress protein: protein MPNFDKILFATDFSENSDHAFEYALTLARQFNGRLTIIHVINEPVDLRGFYVPHVSFENLEKEIEEGAQKMMATFVATNVTGFNNYETAIVTGVPWEEILKRAETDRSSCIVLGTQGRSGIDHLLFGSTAERVVRKAHCPVVTVRLP, encoded by the coding sequence ATGCCAAACTTCGACAAGATACTCTTCGCCACCGATTTCTCCGAGAACTCCGACCACGCTTTCGAGTACGCGCTCACCCTGGCCAGGCAGTTCAACGGCCGGCTGACCATCATCCACGTCATAAACGAGCCGGTGGACCTGCGCGGCTTCTATGTCCCGCACGTCTCCTTCGAGAACCTGGAGAAGGAGATCGAGGAGGGGGCGCAGAAGATGATGGCGACCTTCGTCGCCACCAACGTCACCGGTTTCAACAACTACGAGACGGCGATCGTGACCGGCGTGCCCTGGGAGGAGATCCTGAAGCGGGCGGAGACCGACCGCTCCTCCTGCATCGTGCTGGGTACCCAGGGGAGAAGCGGCATCGACCACCTGCTGTTCGGCTCTACCGCCGAGCGCGTGGTGCGAAAGGCCCACTGTCCGGTAGTTACCGTCAGACTTCCCTGA
- a CDS encoding PfkB family carbohydrate kinase — MSILVVGSVALDSVQTPFGERDRVLGGSATYFSTSASFFTDVNLVAVVGEDFPEEHTRFLTSRNIDLTGLSRVPGKTFHWKGRYGYDLNEAQTLETHLNVFETFKPVIPEAYADAQYLILANIDPELQMEVLNQVKNPRVVACDTMNFWISSKVEALKKVISRVDFLIINEGEARQLSGEANLVRAARSIIALGVKNLIVKRGEYGVLMFNGHSVFAAPAFPLEEVYDPTGAGDTFAGGFMGYLANTGNLSDEGVRQAIVFGSVMASFNVEAFSLDRLKSLTYPEIEARYRSFKNMTHFQGVGEL; from the coding sequence ATGAGCATACTTGTCGTTGGATCCGTCGCGCTTGATTCCGTGCAGACCCCGTTTGGCGAGAGGGACCGCGTCCTCGGGGGCTCGGCCACCTACTTCTCCACCTCGGCCAGCTTCTTCACCGACGTCAACCTGGTCGCGGTGGTGGGGGAGGACTTCCCCGAAGAGCACACCCGCTTTCTCACCTCGAGAAACATCGATCTCACGGGACTTTCCCGCGTTCCCGGCAAGACCTTTCACTGGAAGGGGCGCTACGGCTATGATCTCAACGAGGCGCAGACCCTGGAAACCCACCTGAACGTCTTCGAGACCTTCAAGCCGGTGATTCCCGAGGCATACGCGGACGCGCAGTACCTGATTCTGGCCAACATCGACCCCGAGCTGCAGATGGAGGTGCTGAACCAGGTGAAGAACCCGCGCGTGGTTGCGTGCGATACCATGAATTTCTGGATCTCCTCCAAGGTCGAGGCGCTCAAGAAGGTGATCAGCAGGGTCGACTTCCTGATCATCAACGAAGGTGAGGCGCGCCAGCTCTCCGGCGAGGCGAACCTGGTCCGGGCGGCACGCTCCATCATCGCCCTCGGGGTCAAGAACCTGATCGTCAAGCGCGGCGAGTACGGCGTCCTGATGTTCAACGGCCACTCCGTCTTCGCCGCTCCCGCGTTTCCTCTGGAGGAGGTGTACGATCCCACCGGCGCGGGGGACACCTTCGCCGGCGGATTCATGGGGTATCTCGCCAACACCGGCAACCTCTCCGACGAGGGGGTGCGGCAGGCGATCGTCTTCGGTTCCGTGATGGCTTCCTTCAACGTCGAGGCCTTCAGCCTGGACCGCCTGAAGAGCCTGACCTATCCGGAGATCGAGGCCCGTTACCGCAGCTTCAAGAACATGACCCACTTCCAGGGGGTGGGAGAGCTGTAA
- the rlmN gene encoding 23S rRNA (adenine(2503)-C(2))-methyltransferase RlmN encodes MEKTDIKNLTLQGLEAYISGLGKERFRAKQIFKWLYQMDATDFDEMTNVSKEFRAVLQERAQISNLVPEAVEASEDGTRKYLFRLSDGATVESVLIPDEGRNTLCISSQVGCAMKCAFCLTGTFGLARDLTTSEIVNQVCAVKREHPVNNIVFMGMGEPLANLGAVIPAVNILTDPDGFQFSTRKVTVSTSGLVPQMAELGRGCTVNLAVSLNATTDEVRDQIMPVNRAYPLKELLAACKAFPLPSRRWITIEYVMIRDLNDTLEDAKRLVRLISNIPSKVNLIPFNEHDGCGFKSPTQDTIDRFHKYLLDKHVTVITRSSRGGDISAACGQLKGKLDQMGRE; translated from the coding sequence ATGGAAAAGACAGATATAAAGAATTTGACCCTGCAGGGGCTCGAAGCCTACATCTCGGGCCTTGGCAAGGAGCGCTTCCGCGCCAAGCAGATCTTCAAGTGGCTCTACCAGATGGACGCCACGGATTTCGACGAGATGACCAACGTCTCCAAGGAGTTCCGGGCCGTGTTGCAGGAACGGGCGCAGATCAGCAACCTGGTCCCCGAGGCGGTCGAGGCGTCGGAGGACGGCACCAGGAAGTACCTGTTCCGGCTCTCCGACGGCGCCACCGTGGAGAGCGTGCTCATCCCCGACGAGGGGAGAAACACGCTCTGCATCTCGAGCCAGGTCGGCTGCGCCATGAAATGCGCCTTCTGCCTGACCGGCACCTTCGGCCTTGCCCGCGACCTCACCACCTCCGAGATCGTGAACCAGGTCTGCGCTGTGAAACGCGAGCACCCGGTAAACAACATCGTCTTCATGGGGATGGGTGAGCCTCTGGCCAACCTGGGCGCCGTGATCCCGGCGGTGAACATCCTCACCGACCCGGACGGTTTCCAGTTCTCCACCCGCAAGGTCACCGTCTCCACCTCGGGACTGGTGCCTCAGATGGCGGAACTGGGACGGGGGTGCACCGTGAACCTCGCCGTCTCCCTGAACGCGACCACCGACGAGGTGAGGGACCAGATCATGCCGGTGAACCGGGCCTACCCGCTCAAGGAGCTTCTGGCCGCGTGCAAGGCCTTCCCGCTTCCTTCCCGGCGCTGGATCACCATCGAGTACGTCATGATCCGCGACCTGAACGACACCCTGGAGGACGCGAAGCGCCTGGTGCGCCTGATCAGTAACATCCCGTCCAAGGTGAACCTGATCCCGTTCAACGAGCATGATGGCTGCGGCTTCAAGAGCCCGACCCAGGACACGATCGACCGTTTCCACAAGTACCTCCTGGACAAGCACGTCACCGTCATCACCCGCTCCAGCCGCGGGGGGGACATCTCTGCAGCCTGCGGACAGTTGAAGGGAAAGCTGGACCAGATGGGGCGGGAGTAG
- the amrA gene encoding AmmeMemoRadiSam system protein A gives MNDTLNSADKKLLLQLAREAITATVQTGKLKMQQVVDPRLATPRGCFVTIKKQGTLRGCIGNFSSDMPLYQLVQEMAASAATRDPRFYPMKEADLVEYELEISVLSPLSKITSPEEVEVGRHGLYLEKNFSRGVLLPQVAVEHKWDRETFLNQTALKAGLKKDDWKEGADLYVFSAQVFGESGC, from the coding sequence GTGAACGATACGCTTAATTCGGCAGACAAGAAGCTTCTATTGCAACTGGCCCGGGAGGCGATAACCGCCACGGTCCAGACCGGAAAACTGAAGATGCAGCAGGTGGTCGACCCCAGGCTTGCCACCCCCCGGGGGTGCTTCGTCACCATAAAGAAGCAGGGGACCCTGAGGGGGTGCATCGGCAATTTCAGTTCCGACATGCCGCTTTACCAGCTGGTCCAGGAGATGGCCGCCTCCGCCGCCACCAGGGACCCGCGCTTCTACCCGATGAAGGAGGCGGACCTGGTCGAATACGAGCTCGAGATCTCCGTGCTGTCCCCCCTTAGCAAGATCACATCCCCCGAAGAGGTGGAGGTTGGCCGGCACGGGCTCTACCTGGAGAAGAACTTCTCGCGCGGGGTGCTCCTTCCGCAGGTCGCAGTGGAACATAAATGGGACCGGGAGACCTTCCTGAACCAGACCGCTCTGAAAGCCGGACTGAAAAAGGACGACTGGAAGGAAGGGGCGGACCTCTACGTCTTCAGCGCCCAGGTGTTCGGAGAAAGCGGCTGTTAA
- a CDS encoding DUF4115 domain-containing protein, translating to MSSARNEGATLPAGTETAPAAPAGRQSGVVLRLRFNRDSWLSITIDDSISQRYDLKAGDIIEWKGQRSFALDLGDGGAVEGEFNGRPLKALGEAGKPAHVELKGDQPGP from the coding sequence GTGAGCAGCGCGCGCAACGAGGGTGCTACCCTGCCCGCCGGGACCGAGACCGCACCTGCGGCACCGGCCGGCAGGCAAAGCGGCGTCGTGCTGAGGCTGCGCTTCAACCGCGACAGCTGGCTCAGCATCACCATCGATGACAGCATCTCCCAGCGCTACGACCTGAAAGCCGGCGACATCATCGAGTGGAAGGGGCAGCGTTCCTTCGCTCTGGACCTTGGGGACGGCGGCGCCGTGGAGGGTGAATTCAACGGGCGTCCTCTGAAGGCGCTTGGCGAAGCGGGGAAGCCGGCGCATGTGGAATTGAAGGGTGACCAGCCGGGCCCATGA
- a CDS encoding response regulator, translating into MPKQPKRILVVDDEENARIGLSRLLAKEGFLVDSVANGFEALNYLREQEVNLIVTDINMPEMNGITFLKELNRSYPASNVIMITAYGGVESYIEAMNLGAFEYINKPVKIDELKSILKKIFKETSH; encoded by the coding sequence TTGCCAAAGCAGCCGAAGCGAATACTGGTAGTAGACGACGAGGAGAATGCGCGCATCGGCCTCTCCCGGTTGCTGGCCAAGGAAGGGTTCCTGGTAGACAGTGTGGCAAACGGATTCGAGGCGCTCAACTACCTGCGCGAGCAGGAGGTTAACCTTATCGTCACCGACATCAACATGCCGGAGATGAACGGAATCACCTTCCTGAAGGAGTTGAACCGCAGCTACCCCGCGAGCAACGTGATCATGATCACCGCCTACGGCGGCGTGGAGTCCTACATCGAGGCGATGAACCTGGGAGCCTTCGAGTACATCAACAAGCCGGTGAAAATCGACGAACTGAAGTCGATCCTGAAAAAGATCTTCAAGGAAACGAGCCACTGA
- a CDS encoding hybrid sensor histidine kinase/response regulator: protein MTNPEKEPRGRVLIVDDEKVILDLTGIILKNRGYQVFTALSAQEGLATIEVERPELVLLDYMMPNMDGLTALKEIKRLYPDTYVIMFTGKGSEEIAVELMKAGASDYILKPFNNQDLVERIESVLKLRGIELQNKALLSERERLLAEIADWNRELEARVQEKSEALSRAQAEVVQSEKLASLGYLSAGMAHEIRNPLNSIALFVQLIKGGLDEPERQEYVEKILKEVDRIDNILGKLLDASKRPKFEISEVRVDRILEHTLEAFTPQLRQKRIKVVRDFKSIPPAIKADPMEIEQIFTNLFLNSIHVMPEEGTLTVELDQDQDYIKLRVSDTGPGIPAENLPNIFDPFFTTNSRGTGLGLSVVLRIVKTYRGKIEVEKSDPSGTTFTVRLPLNAPR, encoded by the coding sequence ATGACCAACCCGGAGAAAGAGCCGCGCGGCCGCGTGCTTATCGTCGATGACGAGAAGGTCATCCTCGATCTCACCGGCATCATCCTCAAAAACCGCGGCTACCAAGTCTTCACCGCCCTGAGCGCACAGGAGGGGCTCGCGACCATAGAGGTCGAACGCCCCGAGCTGGTCCTTTTGGACTACATGATGCCCAACATGGACGGCCTCACCGCGCTCAAGGAGATCAAGAGGCTCTACCCCGACACCTACGTGATCATGTTCACCGGCAAGGGGAGCGAGGAGATCGCCGTCGAGCTCATGAAGGCCGGCGCCTCCGACTACATCCTGAAGCCGTTCAACAACCAGGACCTCGTGGAAAGGATCGAGAGCGTCCTGAAGCTGCGTGGTATAGAGCTGCAGAACAAGGCCCTCTTGAGCGAGCGCGAGCGGCTTCTGGCCGAGATCGCCGACTGGAACCGCGAGCTTGAGGCCCGGGTGCAGGAGAAGAGCGAGGCCCTGTCCCGCGCCCAGGCCGAGGTGGTCCAGTCCGAGAAGCTCGCGTCTCTTGGCTACCTCTCCGCCGGTATGGCGCACGAGATCCGCAACCCGCTCAACTCCATCGCGCTCTTCGTGCAGCTCATCAAGGGGGGGCTGGACGAGCCCGAGCGCCAGGAATACGTGGAGAAGATCCTCAAGGAGGTGGACCGGATCGACAACATCCTGGGAAAACTCCTGGACGCATCGAAGCGCCCGAAATTCGAGATCAGCGAGGTGAGGGTGGACCGCATCCTGGAGCACACCCTGGAGGCGTTCACGCCGCAGCTGCGCCAGAAGAGGATCAAGGTGGTCCGCGACTTCAAAAGCATCCCGCCGGCCATCAAGGCGGACCCGATGGAGATCGAGCAGATCTTCACCAACCTGTTTTTGAACTCCATCCATGTCATGCCCGAGGAGGGGACCCTCACCGTGGAGCTGGACCAGGACCAGGACTACATAAAGCTCAGGGTTTCCGACACCGGCCCCGGCATCCCCGCCGAGAACCTCCCCAACATCTTCGACCCCTTCTTCACCACCAACAGCCGCGGCACCGGCCTCGGGCTCTCGGTGGTGCTGCGTATCGTCAAGACGTACCGGGGGAAAATCGAGGTCGAGAAAAGCGACCCCAGCGGCACCACCTTCACCGTCCGGCTGCCGCTCAACGCGCCGAGGTAA
- a CDS encoding M24 family metallopeptidase — MRLTPKNELEYRYRKLQVEMAAAGMDAVLMVQNADLFYFTGTVQTGLLYVPASGRPLYLVRRDFLRARMESALADVVPLPSLTELAGLIAGHGHPQPQRLGLELDVLPVNLYHKYLSLFPNAQPLDASPAIRRVRMIKSHYEIHILQDAGTQADKVYRRVAEVIREGMSEVELASELERLARQEGHQGYVRMRAFNGELSGVQVLAGADGAAPACTNTALGGMGLTPAFGHGASYNRIRRDEPVIVDFASCYDGYLADQTRVFAIGKVPDRLRRGYEDMLRVEELMVERAVEGASWGGIYDACLDLARRMGYADHFMGTAGSQISFIGHGLGIEIDEYPFIAKGFSAETLDVGMAFAFEPKLVFPGEGAVGIENSFYLSEQGLKRLTFSSQELVLL, encoded by the coding sequence ATGCGGCTTACGCCGAAGAACGAACTGGAATACCGCTACAGAAAACTGCAAGTCGAAATGGCGGCCGCGGGGATGGACGCGGTCCTCATGGTGCAAAACGCCGACCTGTTCTATTTCACCGGGACCGTGCAGACCGGTCTCCTCTACGTCCCCGCGTCGGGACGTCCGCTCTACCTCGTGCGCAGGGATTTCCTGCGGGCGCGCATGGAGAGCGCCCTCGCCGACGTGGTGCCGCTCCCCTCGCTCACCGAACTCGCCGGGCTGATCGCCGGGCACGGGCACCCGCAGCCGCAACGTCTGGGGCTCGAACTGGACGTCCTGCCGGTCAACCTCTACCACAAATACCTCTCCCTGTTTCCCAACGCCCAGCCGCTGGACGCCTCGCCCGCCATCAGGCGGGTGCGCATGATCAAGAGCCACTACGAGATCCATATCCTGCAGGATGCGGGCACCCAGGCCGATAAGGTGTACCGGCGCGTCGCCGAAGTGATCCGCGAGGGGATGAGCGAGGTCGAGCTCGCCTCGGAACTCGAGCGCCTGGCCCGCCAGGAGGGGCACCAGGGGTACGTCCGGATGCGCGCCTTCAACGGCGAACTATCCGGCGTCCAGGTCCTGGCCGGCGCGGACGGGGCCGCGCCCGCCTGCACCAACACCGCGCTCGGGGGGATGGGGCTCACCCCCGCCTTCGGTCACGGTGCGAGCTACAACAGGATCAGGCGCGACGAACCGGTCATCGTCGACTTCGCCAGTTGCTACGACGGCTACCTCGCGGACCAGACCAGGGTCTTCGCCATCGGAAAGGTCCCGGACCGCTTGCGGCGGGGCTACGAGGACATGCTGCGCGTCGAGGAACTGATGGTGGAGCGCGCGGTGGAGGGGGCCAGCTGGGGGGGGATCTACGACGCCTGCCTCGATCTGGCGCGGCGCATGGGGTACGCGGATCACTTCATGGGGACGGCGGGGAGCCAGATCTCCTTCATCGGACACGGGCTCGGCATCGAGATCGACGAGTATCCCTTCATCGCCAAGGGGTTTTCCGCCGAGACACTGGACGTGGGCATGGCGTTCGCCTTCGAGCCGAAACTCGTGTTTCCCGGGGAAGGGGCGGTCGGCATCGAAAATTCATTTTATCTCTCCGAACAAGGACTTAAGCGTCTAACCTTCTCAAGTCAGGAACTGGTACTGCTTTAG
- a CDS encoding helix-turn-helix domain-containing protein — protein sequence MADPEVESGVETPVGEYLRGVRETKGLELEEASRVTKIGKNYLAAIEQGEFQKLPNAAYIKGFLRLYAGFLSLSGDEVVARYERGLAPPPGAQPEAGAPRAAHAPRPQAMAPQTGIDTLERAKIRTPGRWIIPALLLGAVVIAALFFSEGEPPKVQAPVTAQAPAAPRRRPPSRCNSP from the coding sequence GTGGCTGATCCAGAGGTTGAAAGCGGCGTCGAGACACCGGTTGGGGAGTACCTGCGTGGCGTCCGTGAGACGAAGGGACTCGAACTGGAGGAGGCGTCACGGGTCACCAAGATCGGCAAGAACTACCTTGCCGCCATCGAGCAGGGGGAGTTTCAGAAACTTCCCAACGCCGCTTACATCAAAGGGTTTTTGAGGCTTTACGCCGGCTTTCTCTCCCTTTCGGGAGACGAGGTGGTGGCGCGTTACGAGAGGGGGCTCGCTCCCCCGCCGGGAGCCCAGCCCGAGGCGGGTGCCCCGCGCGCAGCGCACGCCCCCCGGCCGCAGGCGATGGCGCCGCAGACCGGGATCGACACCCTGGAGCGGGCGAAGATCCGCACTCCCGGCCGCTGGATCATACCGGCGCTCCTTCTGGGTGCCGTGGTGATCGCGGCGCTCTTCTTCTCCGAGGGTGAACCGCCCAAGGTACAGGCGCCGGTGACCGCTCAGGCTCCGGCCGCCCCCCGGCGCCGGCCCCCCAGCCGGTGCAACAGCCCGTGA
- a CDS encoding response regulator: MTAESRGKILLVDDDKFFLKVMSDAFTGAGFSVVTAEDGVLGVEAYSAGTFDAVILDLVMPRMGGVSASLEIGRLANEPDPIIIMLTSMFQGAPHEHPVPEMGAKVHIPKSTPPLDIVIIVEQLLERKRRGPGAA, translated from the coding sequence ATGACAGCAGAAAGCAGGGGCAAAATCCTCCTGGTAGACGACGACAAGTTCTTCCTGAAGGTGATGTCCGACGCCTTTACGGGCGCGGGCTTCTCCGTAGTGACCGCGGAGGACGGCGTCCTCGGCGTCGAGGCCTACTCCGCCGGGACCTTCGATGCCGTCATACTCGACCTGGTCATGCCCCGGATGGGAGGGGTGAGCGCTTCGCTGGAGATCGGGCGCCTGGCCAACGAGCCGGACCCGATCATCATCATGCTGACCTCCATGTTCCAGGGCGCCCCGCACGAGCACCCCGTTCCCGAGATGGGCGCCAAGGTACACATCCCTAAATCCACACCTCCGCTGGACATCGTCATCATCGTCGAACAGCTCCTGGAAAGAAAACGGCGCGGCCCCGGCGCCGCCTGA
- the mtnP gene encoding S-methyl-5'-thioadenosine phosphorylase encodes MANEVIGVIGGSGLYEMEGMSGVTQVTVDTPFGRPSDEYVTGTLDGVQMVFLPRHGKGHRFTPSEVNYRANIYGMKKLGVTRIISVSAVGSLREEIVPGHIVVPDQFIDRTRGFRKDTFFGNGVVGHVQFADPVCGELSEILYRSAGEVGATVHKGGCYVCMEGPAFSTRAESHLYRSFGASIIGMTNLTEAKLAREAEICYGVIALSTDYDCWHESHDDVSVEAIIEIIKNNVATAKKIIRQAVARVAAGRGCACGEALKYAVISDTSVIPVETRENLELILGKYL; translated from the coding sequence ATGGCTAACGAGGTAATCGGGGTAATCGGCGGCAGCGGTCTGTACGAGATGGAGGGGATGAGCGGGGTCACCCAGGTGACCGTGGACACCCCCTTTGGCCGCCCAAGCGACGAGTACGTGACCGGCACGCTGGACGGCGTGCAGATGGTCTTCTTGCCGCGCCACGGCAAGGGGCACCGCTTCACCCCGAGCGAGGTGAACTACCGCGCCAACATCTACGGCATGAAGAAGCTCGGCGTCACCCGGATCATCTCGGTCTCCGCTGTGGGGAGCCTTCGGGAGGAGATCGTCCCGGGGCACATCGTGGTGCCGGACCAGTTCATCGACCGCACCCGCGGCTTCAGGAAGGACACCTTCTTCGGCAACGGCGTGGTGGGCCACGTCCAGTTCGCCGACCCGGTCTGCGGTGAGCTCTCCGAGATCCTGTACCGCTCTGCGGGCGAGGTGGGCGCCACCGTGCACAAGGGCGGGTGCTACGTCTGCATGGAGGGGCCGGCCTTCTCCACCCGCGCCGAGAGCCACCTGTACCGCTCCTTCGGCGCCTCCATCATCGGCATGACCAACCTGACCGAGGCGAAACTTGCCCGCGAGGCCGAGATCTGCTACGGCGTCATCGCCCTCTCCACCGACTACGACTGCTGGCACGAGTCCCACGACGACGTCTCGGTGGAGGCGATCATCGAGATCATCAAGAACAACGTCGCCACCGCCAAGAAGATCATCCGCCAGGCCGTGGCAAGGGTCGCTGCCGGGCGCGGCTGCGCCTGCGGAGAAGCGCTCAAATACGCGGTGATCAGTGACACCTCGGTGATCCCCGTCGAGACCCGCGAGAACCTGGAGCTGATCCTCGGCAAATACCTGTAA
- a CDS encoding citrate (Si)-synthase: protein MTQLKEKLFEKIQAHRPRITRLTKEFGSVIIDKVDIGQCIGGARDIRSLVTDISYLDPQEGIRFRGKTIPETFEALPKAAGSEYPTVESFWYFLLTGEVPTLDQVAAVEAEFKTRQVVPEYVYTAVRALPKESHPMVMLSVGIMAMQKDSKFAAFYSGGKFNKMDAWEYVYEDASDIVARIPVLAAFIYNLKYRGDKQIGIDPKLDMGANFAHMIGQSDQYKDVARMYFILHSDHESGNVSAHTTHLVHSALSDPYYAYAAGLNGLAGPLHGLANQEVLGWIMEFQKKLNGAEPTKENVTKALWDTLNAGQVVPGYGHAVLRKTDPRYTAQREFCLKTPGLKDDPLFKLVAMIFETAPGVLTEHGKTKNPWPNVDAQSGVIQWYYGLKEWDFYTVLFGVGRALGCMANITWDRGLGYAIERPKSVTTDMLEKWAAEGGRKM, encoded by the coding sequence ATGACGCAATTAAAAGAGAAGTTGTTTGAGAAGATCCAGGCCCACCGTCCCCGCATCACCAGACTGACCAAGGAGTTCGGCTCCGTGATCATCGACAAGGTGGACATCGGTCAGTGCATCGGCGGCGCCCGCGACATCAGGTCGCTCGTCACCGACATCTCCTATCTCGACCCGCAGGAAGGCATCCGTTTCCGCGGCAAGACCATCCCGGAGACCTTCGAGGCCCTGCCGAAAGCTGCCGGCTCTGAGTATCCGACCGTCGAGTCCTTCTGGTACTTCCTGCTGACCGGTGAAGTTCCGACCCTGGACCAGGTCGCCGCCGTTGAAGCTGAGTTCAAGACCCGCCAGGTCGTCCCCGAGTACGTCTACACCGCCGTACGCGCCCTCCCGAAAGAGAGCCACCCGATGGTCATGCTCTCCGTCGGCATCATGGCGATGCAGAAGGATTCCAAGTTCGCTGCCTTCTACAGCGGCGGCAAGTTCAACAAGATGGACGCATGGGAGTACGTGTATGAGGATGCCAGCGACATCGTCGCCCGTATCCCGGTTCTCGCCGCCTTCATCTACAACCTGAAGTACCGCGGCGACAAGCAGATCGGCATCGATCCGAAGCTCGACATGGGTGCGAACTTCGCCCACATGATCGGCCAGAGCGATCAGTACAAGGACGTGGCAAGGATGTACTTCATCCTCCACTCCGACCACGAGTCCGGCAACGTCTCGGCGCACACCACCCACCTGGTGCACTCCGCCCTGTCCGACCCGTACTACGCCTACGCCGCAGGCCTCAACGGCCTTGCAGGCCCGCTGCACGGCCTCGCCAACCAGGAAGTGCTCGGCTGGATCATGGAGTTCCAGAAGAAGCTCAACGGCGCCGAGCCGACCAAAGAGAACGTCACCAAGGCTCTGTGGGATACCCTCAACGCCGGCCAGGTCGTTCCGGGCTACGGCCACGCCGTTCTCAGGAAGACCGACCCGCGCTACACCGCACAGCGCGAGTTCTGCCTCAAGACCCCGGGCCTCAAGGACGATCCGCTGTTCAAGCTGGTCGCAATGATCTTCGAGACCGCACCGGGCGTCCTCACCGAGCACGGCAAGACCAAGAACCCCTGGCCGAACGTCGACGCGCAGTCCGGCGTCATCCAGTGGTACTACGGCCTCAAGGAGTGGGACTTCTACACCGTTCTCTTCGGTGTGGGCCGCGCGCTTGGCTGCATGGCCAACATCACCTGGGACCGTGGTCTGGGCTACGCCATCGAGCGTCCGAAGTCCGTCACCACCGACATGCTCGAGAAGTGGGCTGCCGAGGGCGGCAGGAAGATGTAA
- the ndk gene encoding nucleoside-diphosphate kinase: MERTFAIIKPDAVERNVTGKVLAMIEAGGFKIVGMKKILLSRAQAEGFYYVHKERPFFGDLCTFMSRGPVIALVLEKENAIADWRGLMGATNPANAEAGTIRKELGVSIEENTVHGSDSPESASYEIPYFFNQLELV; the protein is encoded by the coding sequence ATGGAAAGAACATTTGCCATCATAAAGCCTGATGCAGTCGAAAGAAACGTCACCGGCAAGGTGCTCGCCATGATCGAGGCGGGCGGCTTCAAGATCGTCGGCATGAAGAAGATCCTGCTCTCCAGGGCGCAGGCCGAAGGCTTCTACTACGTGCACAAAGAGCGTCCGTTCTTCGGCGACCTCTGCACCTTCATGTCCCGCGGCCCGGTCATCGCGCTGGTGCTGGAGAAGGAAAACGCCATCGCCGACTGGCGCGGCCTCATGGGCGCCACCAACCCGGCCAACGCCGAGGCTGGCACCATCCGCAAGGAGCTGGGCGTGAGCATCGAGGAGAACACCGTTCACGGTTCCGACTCCCCGGAGTCCGCTTCCTACGAGATCCCCTACTTCTTCAACCAACTGGAACTGGTTTAA
- a CDS encoding tetratricopeptide repeat protein, translating to MIRPKTFMPVAFLLLASGCALSQAEKNKSIYHYQMGQSFFVENNFTGALQELTEAEKLTPKDPELLNLLGLTYFRKGRYELAEAKYLKALDLRENYSEARNNLGVNYLEMKRWDDAIAQFKIVQEDLFFQGQDNAAGNLGLAYLGKGDYPQALAVLRALVAKNGSDPRSRVNLGRVYFAMDKTELAVEEYQKALRLNRSYASAHYHMGLAQMKLKDAEAAKSAFQEVVRMAPDSEMGQLSREYLDLLKVR from the coding sequence ATGATCCGTCCCAAAACCTTCATGCCGGTTGCCTTCCTCCTGCTTGCCTCTGGATGCGCCTTGAGCCAGGCCGAGAAGAACAAGTCCATCTATCACTACCAGATGGGGCAGTCCTTCTTCGTCGAGAACAACTTCACCGGCGCGCTCCAGGAGCTGACCGAGGCCGAGAAGCTCACGCCAAAAGACCCCGAACTGCTCAACCTTTTGGGGCTCACCTACTTCCGCAAGGGGCGCTATGAACTTGCGGAGGCCAAGTACCTGAAGGCGCTCGATCTAAGGGAGAACTACTCCGAGGCGCGCAACAACCTCGGGGTGAACTACCTGGAGATGAAGCGCTGGGACGACGCCATCGCGCAGTTCAAAATCGTGCAGGAAGACCTGTTCTTCCAGGGGCAGGACAACGCGGCCGGCAACCTCGGGCTCGCCTACCTGGGGAAGGGGGACTACCCGCAGGCCCTGGCCGTGCTGCGCGCCCTGGTCGCCAAAAACGGCAGCGATCCGCGCTCCCGGGTGAACCTCGGCCGCGTCTACTTCGCCATGGACAAGACCGAACTCGCCGTGGAGGAGTACCAAAAGGCCCTGCGTTTGAACCGTTCCTACGCCAGCGCCCACTACCATATGGGGCTTGCGCAGATGAAACTGAAGGATGCCGAGGCCGCCAAAAGCGCCTTCCAGGAAGTGGTGCGAATGGCCCCCGATTCCGAGATGGGGCAGCTCTCCAGGGAGTACCTGGACCTGCTCAAGGTGAGGTAA